The sequence TTTATTCTCCGCAACGGACGATGGGGCGGAAATTCAAGGAGGCTCTGGCTGCGTTGGTGCTGGAAGTGAAGTATACGAAACAGAACATCCTGGAAAGCTATCTGAATGAAATCTATCTCGGACAGGCGGGATTCGTCTCGATCTACGGGGTCAGCGAGGCAGCCCATCGCTATTTCGGCAAGGCCCTTGGGGAGCTGACGGTCGAAGAGATTGCGATGATCGCGGGATTGATCAAGGGGCCGAATAGCTATGCGCCGACGAAACATCCTGATCTGGCGAAGCAGCGGCGCAATGTCGTGTTGCGGAGGCTGAAGGAACTAGGACTTCTGACGGAAGAGGTCTGGAGTCGTACCGCCAATGCACCGTTGCGTGTGACTCCGCCGGAAGATGTCTTGACCGATGCGCCGTATTTCCTCGATGCCGTACTCCGGCAGGTGGAGGAGGCCGGCGTTGTTCCCTTGCCGGAGGGTTTACGGATCGATAGCACGCTCGATCCGATGATCCAACAGGCTGCTACCGAATTGCTGGAGAAGGGATTGGCCAAGTTAGAGACGACACACCCCCATCTCGTTGACAGGTCGCTGGAACCGATACAGGGGGCAGTGGTGGTGCTCGATCCCAAGACCGGGTCTGTGCTGGCGTTGGCCGGAGGGAGGGACTACCGGAGGAGCCAATTCAACCGCGCCCTGCAGGCGCAACGGCAACCGGGCTCCCTCTTTAAACCCTTTGTGTATCTTACGGCGCTGGAAGCGGCTCGGGAAAGCGGGGCGGGCCGTTTGACTGCCGCGAGTCTATTGGCTGATGAGCCTGTAACCTTTGAGTCAGGGGTGGGCCCCTGGTCTCCGCAGAACTACGACAAACAGTTCTATGGGCCTATCACCGTGCGGAGCGCGTTGGAACAGTCGCGCAATGTGCCGGCGGTACAGGCAGCAAAGACGGTGGGGACCAAGCCGATTGTGCAGTTGCTCCATCGTCTCGGGATAACGAGTGCGATCGGTGAGGATCTTTCGTCAGTCGCGTTGGGCAGTTCGTCTGTGTCCTTGATGGAGATCACGGCGGCATACGGGGCGGTCGCCAACGGAGGGATCGCCGTGAAGCCGACTACGGTGCGATCGACCAGAGATCGGCAGGGAGATATCGTCTGGAGTGCCGTACCGGATCGGCAACAGGCAACCTCGCCTCAAGGGGC comes from Nitrospirota bacterium and encodes:
- a CDS encoding PBP1A family penicillin-binding protein, giving the protein MKRSAGWVTYVSMVLGGLVVALGLVVAAYGAYLATFLELPRSDDHPPLRLYSGPFLLKPELSLAHSRLLERLQRLGYRRVQTAQAPGDYQLTEEALTIYLHPQPENYVAATMVTLPLDQGRVTDVLSPRDRTPLFSIFLEPELLSGVRGESRQVREWIPLAQIPPGIIEAVLTIEDRRFYSHFGIDPVAVGRALWTNFTKGGVVQGGSTITQQLAKNLFYSPQRTMGRKFKEALAALVLEVKYTKQNILESYLNEIYLGQAGFVSIYGVSEAAHRYFGKALGELTVEEIAMIAGLIKGPNSYAPTKHPDLAKQRRNVVLRRLKELGLLTEEVWSRTANAPLRVTPPEDVLTDAPYFLDAVLRQVEEAGVVPLPEGLRIDSTLDPMIQQAATELLEKGLAKLETTHPHLVDRSLEPIQGAVVVLDPKTGSVLALAGGRDYRRSQFNRALQAQRQPGSLFKPFVYLTALEAARESGAGRLTAASLLADEPVTFESGVGPWSPQNYDKQFYGPITVRSALEQSRNVPAVQAAKTVGTKPIVQLLHRLGITSAIGEDLSSVALGSSSVSLMEITAAYGAVANGGIAVKPTTVRSTRDRQGDIVWSAVPDRQQATSPQGAYVLTSLLEGVIQRGTASKAKVLGLPGAVAGKTGTTDGYRDAWFVGYTSDVVIGVWVGFDDERSLRLAGSQAALPIWIDLARRIIPPTASPFVMPPGVVTRTIDPKTGQLATTQCPEEVSEVFIEGTEPTVYCEVHGEGIWERLRHTFGFS